One genomic segment of Pandoraea thiooxydans includes these proteins:
- a CDS encoding LysR substrate-binding domain-containing protein, producing MQRPREQIDAYLLRVLQILLTEQSVSRAALKLGQSQPAISNSLRRLREITGDAILVRGKSGMVATERGRELLAYATDALAAIDRITHPTTEFSPHSTSRVFQLGAPDYLDAVFLPKIAEVLRREAPQAKLIVHPINAGFDYVGALENGTLDVVIGNWLEPPPQLHMSRLFDDEVVCMLGNHHPLANKGISLKHYLELPHLAPTPYVSERHSFIDGCLAERGLRRHIQMTMPYFGLVPYVLMRTDLVFTTGRQFAQHYARYLPIRVVASPFAFPPMRFYQLWHERTHAAPEITWLRRRIAEVATELEANVRAPGRAD from the coding sequence ATGCAACGACCCCGCGAACAGATCGACGCCTATTTATTGCGCGTACTGCAGATTCTGCTGACCGAACAGAGCGTGTCGCGCGCCGCACTCAAGCTCGGCCAGTCGCAGCCTGCGATCAGCAATTCGCTGCGCCGCCTGCGCGAGATCACCGGCGACGCCATCCTGGTAAGGGGCAAAAGCGGGATGGTGGCGACCGAGCGCGGCCGCGAACTGCTGGCCTACGCGACCGACGCACTGGCGGCCATCGACCGGATCACGCATCCGACCACGGAATTTTCGCCGCACAGCACCTCGCGCGTGTTTCAGTTGGGCGCGCCCGATTACCTCGACGCCGTGTTCCTGCCCAAGATCGCCGAGGTGCTGCGCCGCGAGGCGCCGCAGGCCAAGCTGATCGTGCATCCGATCAATGCGGGTTTCGATTATGTCGGGGCGCTGGAGAACGGCACGCTCGACGTGGTGATCGGCAACTGGCTGGAGCCGCCGCCGCAGTTGCACATGTCGCGCCTGTTCGACGACGAGGTGGTGTGCATGTTGGGCAATCACCATCCGCTGGCCAACAAGGGCATTTCGCTCAAGCATTACCTGGAGCTGCCGCATCTGGCGCCCACCCCCTATGTGTCGGAGCGGCACAGTTTCATCGACGGTTGCCTGGCCGAGCGCGGCTTGCGCCGACACATCCAGATGACCATGCCGTATTTCGGGCTGGTTCCCTACGTTTTGATGCGCACCGATCTGGTGTTTACCACCGGGCGCCAGTTTGCCCAGCATTACGCCCGTTATTTGCCCATCCGGGTGGTGGCTTCGCCGTTCGCGTTTCCGCCGATGCGCTTCTATCAGTTATGGCACGAACGCACGCATGCCGCGCCCGAAATCACCTGGCTGCGGCGGCGCATCGCCGAGGTGGCGACCGAACTCGAGGCCAATGTGCGGGCGCCGGGCCGCGCGGACTGA
- the xdhA gene encoding xanthine dehydrogenase small subunit, translating into METQTIRFYFRGQVHEVTGQPTTRTVLQHIREDLHCTGTKEGCAEGDCGACTVVIGELDQRGEVELRAVNACIQFLPTLDGKALYTVEDLRQPDGALHPVQQAMVDCHGSQCGFCTPGFIMSMWGMYLNRDPALPKPTREEINDVLSGNLCRCTGYRPIVDAAQAMFDLPRAEFDRQALATILKGLARQDALTYQAGNQVFHAPRTLAQLAELRASHPEARILAGSTDVGLWVTKQFRELQHLIYIGQVAELRELTRDDGHLYIGAGVLLNDAFDALVEHYGELAEMRQRFASFPIRNAGTLGGNVANGSPIGDSMPGLIALGTRIVLRRGERVRDMPLEDFYLAYQKNALEPGEFVQGIRVPLPAAAQRFRTYKLSKRFDQDISAVCAAFAITLDGDTVRSARIAFGGMAATPKRAAAAEQALAGKPWNEANARLAMAALAQDYAPLADMRASSTYRLSAAQNLLYRFFLETRPDAPLAAHQVNAFATAATV; encoded by the coding sequence ATGGAGACACAAACTATCCGCTTCTATTTTCGCGGCCAGGTGCATGAAGTCACCGGCCAGCCTACCACGCGGACCGTCCTCCAGCACATCCGCGAAGACCTGCATTGCACCGGCACCAAGGAAGGATGCGCCGAGGGCGATTGCGGCGCCTGCACGGTGGTCATCGGCGAGCTGGATCAACGCGGCGAGGTCGAACTGCGGGCGGTCAACGCCTGCATCCAGTTCCTGCCCACGCTCGACGGCAAGGCGCTCTATACGGTCGAAGATCTGCGCCAACCCGATGGTGCGCTGCATCCTGTGCAGCAGGCGATGGTCGACTGCCACGGCTCGCAATGCGGATTTTGCACCCCCGGGTTCATCATGTCGATGTGGGGTATGTACCTGAATCGCGATCCGGCGCTGCCCAAACCGACCCGCGAGGAAATCAACGACGTGCTCTCGGGCAACCTGTGCCGCTGCACCGGCTACCGCCCGATCGTCGACGCCGCCCAGGCCATGTTCGACCTGCCGCGCGCAGAATTCGACCGCCAGGCGCTCGCGACCATCCTCAAGGGACTGGCGCGGCAAGATGCCCTTACCTACCAGGCGGGCAACCAGGTGTTCCACGCACCGCGCACGCTGGCGCAACTGGCCGAGCTGCGCGCGAGCCATCCCGAGGCACGTATTCTGGCCGGCAGCACCGACGTCGGGCTGTGGGTCACCAAGCAATTCCGTGAGCTGCAGCACCTGATCTACATCGGTCAGGTCGCCGAACTGCGCGAACTCACGCGCGATGACGGACACCTCTACATCGGCGCGGGCGTGCTGCTCAACGACGCCTTCGACGCGCTGGTCGAACACTATGGCGAGCTGGCCGAAATGCGCCAGCGCTTCGCTTCGTTTCCGATCCGCAACGCCGGCACGCTCGGCGGCAACGTCGCCAACGGCTCGCCGATCGGCGACTCGATGCCCGGCCTGATCGCGCTGGGTACGCGCATCGTGTTGCGGCGCGGCGAGCGCGTGCGCGACATGCCGCTGGAAGACTTCTATCTGGCCTATCAAAAAAATGCGCTGGAGCCGGGTGAATTCGTGCAGGGCATCCGCGTCCCGCTGCCGGCGGCGGCACAGCGCTTTCGCACCTACAAGCTGTCCAAGCGTTTCGACCAGGACATCTCGGCGGTGTGCGCGGCCTTCGCCATCACGCTCGACGGCGACACCGTGCGCTCGGCCCGCATCGCCTTCGGCGGCATGGCCGCCACGCCCAAGCGCGCCGCAGCCGCCGAGCAAGCGCTCGCCGGCAAGCCCTGGAACGAGGCCAACGCGCGCCTGGCAATGGCCGCGCTGGCGCAGGACTATGCCCCGCTGGCCGACATGCGGGCCAGCAGCACCTATCGGCTGAGCGCGGCACAGAATCTGCTGTATCGCTTTTTCCTCGAAACGCGTCCCGACGCGCCGCTCGCGGCGCATCAAGTCAACGCGTTCGCCACCGCCGCCACTGTTTGA